From a region of the Lactuca sativa cultivar Salinas chromosome 4, Lsat_Salinas_v11, whole genome shotgun sequence genome:
- the LOC111878558 gene encoding uncharacterized protein LOC111878558, producing MEIPNRPQNLQANPKKRPSDCNVNIQDSNYFKIRAVLKDLRPHFLEVLRTPDFQTSKAAHEISQQMKVLMKLYKDMTTDTITMEKCKNGIDGVHDQKKPPPPEVKPAEPPQPPPAEKEKVVTRKASEDLPTANKHHPEEVTPGSYVVGGSAFGWNFVTFPGGKLAAYYGRTKEDFRAANPIPDHPDIAES from the exons ATGGAAATCCCGAATCGTCCCCAAAATCTCCAAGCAAATCCCAAAAAACGTCCTTCTGATTGCAATGTCAACATCCAAGACTCAAATTACTTCAAGATTCGAGCCGTTCTTAAGGATCTTCGTCCTCATTTCCTTGAG GTACTCCGAACTCCAGACTTCCAGACTTCCAAAGCTGCTCATGAAATCAGCCaac AAATGAAGGTCTTAATGAAGCTATACAAAGACATGACAACAGACACAATCACCATGGAAAAGTGTAAAAACGGAATCGATGGTGTTCATGATCAGAAAAAGCCACCACCACCAGAGGTCAAACCGGCTGAGCCACCACAGCCGCCGCCAGCAGAGAAGGAAAAGGTGGTCACCAGAAAAGCTTCTGAAGATCTGCCTACCGCCAATAAGCACCACCCTGAAGAAGTAACTCCAGGCAGTTACGTTGTCGGAGGGTCAGCTTTCGGTTGGAATTTTGTGACTTTTCCGGGCGGCAAACTGGCGGCTTATTATGGTAGAACCAAAGAGGATTTTCGGGCAGCTAATCCGATACCGGATCATCCCGACATTGCAGAATCTTGA
- the LOC111878527 gene encoding serine/threonine-protein kinase BSK7 → MGSFCTKLIPCLVSPHKASILEDPNGGNEEEAGNLPAFKEFSFEQLKNATSGFATENIVSEHGEKAPNVVYKGKLENQVRIAVKRFNRSAWPDSRQFLEEAKLVGQLRNVRLANLLGCCCEHDERLLVAEYLPNNTLAKHLFHWESQPMKWAMRLRVVLHLAEALEYCTSKGRALYHDLNAYRILFDEEGNPRLSCFGLMKNSRDGKSYSTNLAFTPPEYLRTGRVTPESVIYSFGTLLLDLLSGKHIPPSHALDLIRDRNLQMLTDSCLEGQFSNDDGTELVRLASRCLQYEPRERPNPKSLVASLIVLQKETDVPSYLLMGIPATTSFSPRSPLGEACLRMDLTAIHEILETISYKDDEGQTNELSFQMWTDQMQESLNSKKKGDMAFRHKDFKDAIECYSQFIEHGPMVSPTVYARRSLSYLMNDMSQPQEALSDAMQAQVVSPVWHIASYLQAASLFALKMENEAHAALKEAATLEAKRTSPSTNGSAQ, encoded by the exons ATGGGTTCATTTTGCACCAAGCTGATTCCATGTCTGGTTTCACCACACAAAGCTTCAATTCTCGAGGACCCAAATGGTG GGAATGAAGAGGAAGCTGGAAACTTGCCTGCATTTAAAGAATTCAGTTTTGAGCAACTTAAAAACGCAACATCAGGTTTTGCAACTGAAAACATTGTATCTGAACATGGTGAAAAGGCTCCAAATGTCGTCTACAAAGGGAAGCTTGAAAATCAAGTGAGGATAGCTGTTAAAAGGTTTAACAGATCCGCTTGGCCTGATTCCCGACAATTTTTG GAAGAAGCAAAATTGGTTGGTCAATTGCGTAACGTGAGGCTAGCAAATCTTCTTGGTTGTTGTTGTGAACATGATGAACGACTTCTTGTAGCCGAATATTTGCCTAATAATACACTCGCCAAACATCTTTTTCACT GGGAATCACAGCCGATGAAATGGGCAATGAGGTTACGTGTGGTTCTCCATTTGGCAGAAGCTCTTGAATATTGTACTAGTAAAGGCCGTGCTCTTTATCATGATCTCAATGCATACAGAATTTTGTTTGATGAG GAAGGTAATCCAAGACTTTCTTGTTTTGGCCTAATGAAGAACAGTCGTGATGGGAAAAGTTATAGCACCAATCTTGCATTTACTCCTCCTGAGTATTTAAGAACAG GAAGAGTGACACCCGAAAGTGTGATATATAGCTTCGGAACTCTTTTGCTTGACCTTCTTAGTGGAAAACATATTCCTCCAAGCCAT GCTCTTGACTTGATAAGGGATAGGAACCTTCAAATGCTTACGGATTCATGTTTGGAAGGGCAATTTTCAAATGATGATGGAACCGAATTGGTTCGTTTGGCTTCTCGTTGTTTACAATATGAACCCCGAGAACGCCCAAATCCAAAGTCACTAGTAGCTTCCTTGATTGTTCTTCAAAAGGAAACCGAT GTTCCATCTTATTTGTTGATGGGTATCCCGGCCACAACTTCATTCTCACCTCGATCACCACTTGGTGAAGCTTGCTTGAGAATGGATTTGACTGCAATTCATGAGATTTTAGAAACAATTTCATATAAAGACGATGAAGGACAAACAAACGAG CTCTCGTTTCAAATGTGGACCGATCAAATGCAAGAATCATTGAATTCAAAGAAAAAAGGGGATATGGCATTCCGACACAAGGATTTCAAGGATGCAATAGAGTGTTATTCACAG TTCATTGAACATGGACCAATGGTATCACCAACAGTGTACGCGAGGCGTAGTTTATCGTATCTGATGAATGACATGTCACAGCCTCAGGAGGCATTAAGTGATGCAATGCAAGCTCAAGTGGTGTCACCCGTATGGCACATTGCTTCATATCTACAAGCTGCCTCACTTTTTGCCCTTAAAATGGAAAATGAAGCCCATGCTGCCCTTAAGGAGGCTGCAACCCTTGAAGCCAAGAGAACCTCACCTTCCACCAATGGATCTGCTCAATGA